ATCTGATAAAATTGGAACGATACAGAGAAGATTAGCATGGCCCCTGCGCAAGGATGACACGCACAAATCGAGAAATggtccaaattttttttatcatttcatttcttttttttttataataactaaagcaaaattttaagaaagtGTTTCTATAACAAAGTTTTGTcatatcattttttattttataataacaaatacaatattttaaaaaggtGTTTCTTAACAAAGTTttgtcatttcatttttttttttacaataactaatacaaaattttaagaaagtGTTTCTTTAACAAATATTATCAAGACATCACACGCATTGAAATTTGCATAAGGCTAATTGATATACCAAAGGCAAGATGCAATGTTATCTCGATATAGAATCTTTACATTTAAAACCCAAGTAGTTTTCAATTATCCGAAACTTGCTTTTAAAATGCGCGATGAgttaaaattcaaattctaaaagattATCACTACTCTTgactaaatatatatgcaactCAGTCATAGTTTTcgtattatctttttttttttccccaatcAACTTGTTTGTGAATAGCAGCCTAGTCATCATTGTTTATCCATGTTTGTAATATAACTAAGGGCATACTCTTTAGTCACATGTTCATAAATTTACCCTGGATCATTCCGATAATACTTTCGACTGAGGGACAAATGCTCTTGCGCTGCAGCTCAACAGGGCAGGTCAGGGACTCGAGATGGGTCTATTGGACTGGGCCTAACATCCCATCTGACTTGCAGTCGGACATGTAAGGGAAATAAATCACGAAGATACACCGAGTCAAGAAGGCATATCATCTTCGGATTCCTCTCCACCAAATCCCGactaattaggaaatattatTATGTAGATATGGCTGTTATAACAGCTTGATACCTTCCCATTGTATAGCACTGCATACTCAATATATGTATCCGTGAATATACAGTAATGAAGTAGGtgaagggatcctccaaaaTCTTTGTCTTCTATCGTCCTCTTGGACATGAAAGAGCCGATGCTTGATATTTTTTAACAAACTCATTAGGATGTTTCGTTATCTCTAAAAAACACGAGCATCACAATACCTGTGTAAACAGAAAATAATACCAAATTAGGTTAAAAGAAAgtaaaggagaaaaaaaaaaaacctgaaCCGACAGAAAATCCGAAAATTTATTGTAGTAATGTGCCGGAAAAACCGAAaacaaaacagaaaagaaGGCCGCAGGTGAACCAATGGGGTCTCTCCACGTCATCACCCGGTTAGATTTCCCGAGCAAAGTTAGTTAAGTTAGTTAGTATATGGCGCGCACGGAGATGCAGATGAGCAtagctctctccctctctctctctccttcttcctTTAAGAAGCCTTACCCGAAACATTCGCCTCATCAATCAaatcactctctctctctccccctctctgcCATTCtctaatctctctctctctctccgtctCGTCCCAAATCCTTATCGCTTTTGTTGCCTCGAGACCGTATGCATTTCTTCCCACCGCCCTTCTGCTGCTGCTAGTCCGATCCATTGCCGCCTTCTGGCGGAACTGACCCATTTCGGTACCTCCTCTGCCTGGCAATGATTCCGTCAGGCACTGGAATCCGTCCGGATGGTTCTCTCACTGCAAGCACTGATCCTCGTAAGTTTCCTCCGTTTCGAGACTCGGTTCTTTTAATTGTGCCCATAgtagaaattgaaaattgctCAAATCGTACGAGCGAGAACAATGCTTGCCGGTTGTTTGACTTTCATGATAGTTTCGTGATCGCAAGCTTGCTTCATGGATGATGATGTCTGCAGATAATGCACTGTGATTTTATTGTGTGATTTCTGATAATTAAGTTGCGAGCGGCGATTGATGTTATCGGGTGTACAAGCAAGTTGGAAAATGTGCTGATGTTTCCTTGAATTCATCGCGAGAGATTTCATTGTATTCGGGAATTTTAGGAAAGTCGGGATGATGTTAATTGTTGTCGAGTTGTTCGGCGTCAGTAATCCTTATAATTATTGTAGATATGGAAGCCGGAACTGGCGGGAGCACTAGCGATGCGTTGAAGGAAGCTCCGCCTTTGGCTTCCGACAAAGATGAGAATGATCACTTTGTGAGGTTAAGCTCTTCCTCGGAATCCTCCTGTTCGTCGTTCGACCCCTACCGTTTGGATGAACATGAGATCATGAATAGCTCGTCGGCCGTTAATGGTCACCCGAAACCCGAGAAGGCCTCCCACTCATCTTTTAGATATGATCATGAGGACGGTACTCCCAATTCCTCTTTGCTCGTGCCTGAGCATTCGGGCAACCAACTGGCGGAACCCTCAGTGGGGCGAACTTCAGATGGTTCACTGCACTCGAGCTCGAGCAGCGGGTCGATAATGCAGTGTCCTCAGGTTCAGGTGATGCAAAGGACCAGCGACTTGGATAGCGGTAGCCCTTCCCCGTATAGGATTCCCTCTTCGGTGTTTGCTAGGACCACGACTACCGCGCAGGAATGGAGCGTGACGTCGAACGAATCACTGTTCAGTATCCATACCGGAAACATGAGCTTCACAAAGGATATGTATTGGATGTACAAGTCTGGCGAGCTCGGCAGACCTGGAGACCCGATCATGTCCCCCTCAATGAAGGACTACTCGAGCAATCAGCCGCCGCCTCCATTAGTGGACTACACGAGCAATCAGCCATCACCTCCATTGGTTGACTACTCGAGCAATCAGCCCCTGCCTCCGTTAGTCGATAATCCCAGCAGCAGCCTACCGTCGTCAAAGCTGCCTAGCAACTCCATCGACATCTTCAAGACCAATGCGAACTTGTATGAGGGTCTGCGTGCAACCCCAGAGGCCGTCGAGACAATGAAGTCGGTACTAAGGGAAAACGCAGAAGCCGATCGCGAGAAAGAGCGATTGTCTCACGCAGAAGGGGCTTCTTGTCATTCTGCTACAGCTAGTCCCTCCCACCACTCCAGCGCAAGCGGGGCCAGCACAAAATCGTTTGCGTTTCCCATGTAAGCTCAATTTACTACATTTGATTAAGATTCCTCCAGCGAGTAACAAATTGCCGTGCCGTGCCGTGGCGGCATTATCTTCATGAAATTTTATATGGAGAGGCTGCCCGAGTCCTGACTGACCGTTTTGTTTGTGTGAAGACTGGGAGGCGACGGAGCGAAGAGCGGCTCTAGCAAGGTGGCTCCGGGTAGCATAAGGCAACACTCACAATCAGTGCGGCCGAATCTCGAGCCTCAGAGTCCCCAACCACAGACCCGTCAGGAGCGACAAACTGCCAAGGCGACGGCCCCCGTAGACACGGGCCAGACCCGATGGTTCTCTTGCTTCTCTTGTTGCTCCTTCTGTTCTTGAGCGTCGACCAAGACATCTCGTTTATATTATACACTGATGTGCAGGCTAGTCCTCGTCGTGCCATCATATATTACAACagcttcctttttcttccgtGTTAAACGCAGGAGTTCTCATATCTTCTGCAGATCTCATCTCTTCTCTGTCAATCCTTTCAACTCGATAAGCAGAGCTTCGTATCTGCAGTTTCTcgatgaagtttgagaaatggCTCTAATGGACTGTTCCGTCAAATGGTCCCGGACTGTCGATTAATCTCCATCGGAGTCTTAAAGTACTACCACAGCATACCATATACATCGTAATAAGGCAAGCTTATCCAGGTCCGGCATGAAATTTTACCGCAATAGACATTATCGGGTGGATCGGTCGGAAGATCCTTCCGGACGTGCGAAATGGGGCCACAGTCACCGAGAGGGGCCTTGCGAAAGGCCCGTACACAAATATATGGGCCAAAATGTGACCACAAACGGCCCACAAGGGAAAATTCCTGGGAGTCCGGCCCATAAAAGCCCAATTGCGGGAGAGTTTGTGGGTCCCACGTGCCTGGGCTGACATCGAACCGCCTGAGGGAGGGAAAAACGGAAACGTTTCGAACGGTCGTCTTCTTCCCGCGCGGAAAGTCAAAAAAACTTTGAGCAAATTCGCCATTGTCGTcgaaattaagaatttttcagaaatttaaaaatttggcGCTGAAAATCGAATTGCCGCCCAAACACAGACCGTATACAAAGAGGCAACAGCCCGCTGAGCTCTGCATTGTGCAGTCTCCCGCTCTTccgtttctctccaaagggcTCAGCTCAGGTTCCGTGTTCTCACTCAaagcgaagaagaagaaggaagtgGAGGTCGGGCAGAGAGAAAATGGCGAAGACGGTGACCCCAGATGCGATATCCATCATAAGGTCGAACCCGACACCGGATTCTTCAGGCGACGTCCCGGAGCTCGTCGTTCAAGTTCTTGACCTCAAGGCCACCGGGAATCGCAATCGCTTCATGTGAGCTCTCCTCCTCTGTTTCTCTCTCAAAGTGTTTTGTCTCCGATACGTCTATGCAAAGGTCTATGCTTGTCTATTCTGGGTGTTTGATTCTGTGGAACTTAGTTCAAGAGATTAGATGCCGTCGATTAATTGGTGAAGGGTTCTTCCGACAATATGAATCCAACTGGGTTTTGGGCCTTTTTTTCTAAGTCAAAGATCTGCGTGAGCAGGCATGTGATAGATCCATACTGTTTCGATTTTTCAGTAGGGTTTAGTGTTTATGCTTAGCAGCTTAAGTGAGCCATGATAGATTGCCTGGGTCGCCATTGGGATCCGTATGATGGATTATTGGTAGACATGAGGAGGCAAGTTTGTGGCTTTCTGAAGGATCTGTCGGGTGAGCTGAGTTTGGCAAACATGGGCGTACTTAAGTTGTTCTATTGCATTTGTGTGATATGGTTTTATCTTCCCCTTGATCGTTTCTTGTTTGATGGTTATCTATTTGGTTGATCTGTGCTTGAactaattgattttttttattttattttttattttttattatttggaCTTGGTTATAGGTTCACAGCAAATGATGGGAAGATGAAGCTGAAAGGGATTCTTCCAGCAAACATTGAATCTGAGGTCCTTTCAGGAAAAATTCAGAACTTGGGTCTCATTCGTATCCTTGACTATACCCTGAATGATATCCCGAACAAGCAAGACAAGTAAGCATGGCTGGTGATATTGCACCCGGTTTCCTTGCTTTTAAAACATTAGCAGCTGAGCTGATGATATTTTTGTGAGCAAAATCTGACGTGGTTTTGATGTTCTCACTTACAGGTACCTGGTTGTTCTCAAATGCGAAGCTGTTTCTCCTGCACTGGAGACGGAAGTGACGAGTGAGGAAGGTCAAGAGGGGACTAACATTGCAAAAAGGCCAAAGCTAGAGACTGATGCCGATGTGAAAAGCGAGGCAAGTGGCTTAATTTTGAAGCCAAAGCAAGATTGTGAAGCAGAAAGTCAAGTCAAAAGAGAAGGTGCTGGCATCATTCTGAAGCCCAAGCAAGAGATAGTTTCAAAGTCAGCTGCCCAGATTGTACATGAGCAACATAGGAAGTGAGTAGTTTTCCATCAAGCATAGTTGTTTCACATGTGAAGTAAATGAACCTAATGTGCATTGTCTTTTGTTCATGATTCAGTATGGCACCGGCTGCACGACTGGCCATGACAAgaagagttcatccccttgtCTCATTGAATCCTTACCAAGGGAATTGGACAATAAAGGTCAGGGTCACTAACAAGGGAAGCATGCGTACCTACAGAAATGCTAGAGGAGAAGGCTGTGTCTTCAATGTGGAGTTAACAGATGAAGACGTAAGTAGAGCCCCAGTCTTGTATTTAGTTATGTGGATCTATTCTCTTTTGATGTTATCAGTAATGTATTGGGAACTAATGATATGGCTGCTTTGTTCTGTAGGGAACACAAATTCAAGCTACAATGTTCAAGGAAGCTGCTAAGAAGTTCTATGACAAGCTTGAAATGGGAAAGGTCTATTACATATCGAAAGGGACTCTCAAAGTGGCGAACAAGCAGTTCAAGACAGTCCAGAATGATTATGAGATGACCCTGAATGAGTATTCTGAGGTGGAAGAGGCTAGGAATGAAGAAACTTTTATTCCTGAGACAAAGTTCAATGTCGTTCCAATTGATATGTTGGGTTCCTATGTCGATGGGAAAGATCTTGTTGGTAAGCATATTCTTTACATATATCAGTATGTCAGAATATGCTGATATAAGTATATCAGTTTTTCTGTTTCTCATATGTCATTTGTTGTCTCAGATATCGTTGGAGTTGTTCAGAGTGTCTCCCCAACAATGAGCATCCGAAGGAAGACCAACAATGAGACTATCCCAAAGCGGGATATAGTAGTTGCAGATGAGACGTAAgcatttccctttcttcttatCATAAAGCCAGGAAGCCTCTCCAAGTTATTCATCAGTATTGAAATTATGGTTGTCTGAATTGCAGGAAGAAGATGGTTGTTGTTTCTTTGTGGAATGACCTAGCAACTGGTGTAGGCCAAGAATTACTCGATATTGTTGATCAATCGCCTATTGTTGCTATAAAGTCTCTCAAAGTAGGAGATTTTCAGGGTAAGCtatattgtttgtttgatTGGTTTTGTCTGAGGAAAGTGGTTATATGTGCGCGTCATTGTGACTGTTCTTCAATCTCTTTCAGGTGTATCTCTGTCTACACTCAGCCGAAGTGTAGTGATGGTGAATCCAGATATAGCTGAGGCAAAGAAGCTCAGAAGCTGGTGAGCTTACATTGAATGTTCTTGATGCCAACACTTTTCTTGTTTGCAAATCCAATGGTCTCTTATTGCTGCTGATGGCTTGTGCAGGTTTGACTCTGAAGGTAAAGGCACTTCAATGGCTCCGGTTGGTTCTGGTGTGATTGCCCCTGGAAGGGGTGGAGCAAGGTCAATGTATTCTGATAGGGTCTTCATTTCTCATATAACTGGCAACCAATCAGTGGGAGAGGACAAGGTAAGAGTAAAGCCTTTTGTTGCAAGATAATGAGCACAGAGTTGAAAGCATCAATTCTAACTTGTTTTCTATATGGCAGCCTGCTTATTTCAACATTCGGGCGTTCATCACTTTCATCAAGCCTGATCAACCAATGTGGTATAGAGCATGCAAGACCTGCAACAAGAAAGTTACTGAAGCTATTGGTTCGGGATTTTGGTGCGAAGGGTGCCAGAAAAATGACGAATCTTGCAGTCTCAGGTGCGTGTTGCAATGGATAATGTGATCTTTATCTGAGATTAGAGAACTATTTTCTCAatctttttgtttgtttcctttttaaacttatttTGATCTGTGGACAGGTATATAATGGCACTGAAGGTAACAGATGCAAGTGGCGATGCGTGGCTCTCAACCTTCAATGAAGAAGCTGAGAATATAATTGGGTGCTCTGCTGACGAGCTCGATCAACTGAAATCACAGGTTGAGAAAGTTCCCTTGTAGCTGAAGTTATCTGCAGATATCTTATGTTATCTTGGAACTAAGTATAATTGTCTGAATTTGTTTTGCAGGATTCTGAGGATAACCAGTACCTGATGACACTAAAGCAGGCTACTTGGGTACCTCGTCTGTTCCGAGTTAGTGTTGCGCTGCATGAGTACAATAATGAGAGACGGCAGAGGATTACGGTGAGGGCTGTTACTCCTGTCGACTTTGTTGCTGAGTCGAGGTACTTGCTCGAGGAGATATCCAAGATGAAGGTCTCAGAGTAGGGCTTTGCTGCTGATATTTCTGTACCTACATCTACATGTTCGCTTAGAAAGGGCAATTTAAACTTTTATCTGACTTCATCGTTTAGGAAAGCATGCCGTCTTTTGAATATAGGGACAAGACAACATTAGTAGGAACCTTTATCCCACCTCGGCTTGTAAATTTATCCCTTCAGGCTTTTGATTTAATACAAGGTTGGTTCATTTATTTCTCTTAGGTTAGTTCAATGCAATTAATGAGTCATCAGGTTGTtccatttacatttttttggtGAGATGACGAGATTTTTTGAGTTTGTTTGGTTAAGAACTTGAAGAGTAATCCTTGCTCGGGTCGGCTTGGCTTTGGTCACGAGGTTTTCATATTTGAACTCTTAGCACACACTTTCTAACATGGGCTTAGCTAAAATGGAAATGGCTTCCTCCCACTGATGGATGAACAGGTTACTGGGCCCGTTATGGGCCATTATGGGCTTGGTCATAGGGTTAGGCTTATTGGGCAGGTCACAAAAGGGCAGGTTGGCCTATATACTCGAGCTCGGCTTGAGCAGTAAAGTTGCCCCATGGCCTTATTCAGCCTGAAGAAATAATTacagaaataaataaatgtagaTTGATTCAGGCGGTTCGttgtttgtttttcttaagtaaggtcttgagttcgagttttataaatgGATAAAATCCTCTCTGAGcaagttttattttatagtgGGTAGACTTGGCTGGAATTGGATTAGTTGGAACTGGTTGGACTTTCGAATAGCAGAAtgcacttaaaaaaaaaaaaaagaaactacaGAAATAGGTTTATATCTGGTGGGCTTAGGTGGGGGCTCTTGGATTATTCAGCAAAGGAGATTTAACCCAGCAGTACTTCTGGGCTGGGCTTGGGCTGACCCATGAATATTTAGGCCTAGCTTGGCCCACAGTAGAGACTGAACAGCTTCGTCATTACTACAACTTCATTTCAATTTTCCCGATCAGTGCAATGGGATGTATCTATTTATCTATCTCTTACTTGAAATCGGAGCAGGTTTGAAAAGGATCCTAGAGTGCCTAGGGTTGGGCCAGGAGGGTCTCTTAATgcctcttttttcttctcatcGGAGTTATTTCGCAGACTTGCCTTGCATCATAAGATCAAGTGTCCACAATAGCTCATCTGATAACAAATCGAACGAGATAGGAAAGTGTTGTGGTATGAATGAATGGATTGATCATGGGTTTTTATTCATGAATCTCATGTAATAATGCACGCAGGAAGTGATGACTGCTCGCGGTTCCTTTGgtatacatttatttttattaaggaAATCACCGCTAAGTCTAGCTAGTTATGAACAAATATCACATATTATCTATCATCTCGAGGTTAATAACAAAGGTTTTAGAAACTGGTACAGCTGCCCCTTCACACTTTCTCATAGGGAGAGACCAATAGAGCGATCTTATGCAACAGACTCATCACGTGATCATCGTTTCCGCCGTCTTTTGGGTGGGGAGGAGTGGTCATCTCTTGATATATGTGGAGACTGCCCGTGAAGTCTGTGAAGATCCCGTCGACGCCTATCTTTTGAATCCAGTACTCGTACTCCTGATATGGGTCCTGATGGAAGTCGAAGTGCAGGCATTGGTTCTCGTTCCGGAAAGTATATGGATGCACCTGCAATCACAAAAGATTGAGCTGCTGTAACCCAAGAATTCGGTTAAACTATTTCACTCGGGGTCGGTAGAACTATTCCCAGTTTTCCTGTGCCTATTCTGCTCATCTTGAAGACAGGCAAGAGATGCGCTAAAATGCACTTAACAGAATGTTCAATATTTCGGTTCACAAATAACATAACACGAAAATCTGGTACACCTTTCTCAGCATGTTTATAATTCTTTAGACTAATTCGGAATGCAGACTGTGTAAATAGGATTAGAAACTTCACCTGTAAATTGTGGGCATGAGCGTGGGCAACGAGGTCAGTCGGTTCTTGCAGATAGTTGTGCACAGCAGGCACCACTGTGTCCTTCCATGGTCCGATCCCCACAACGTATTGCTTAATGAAGTCAAAGTATTTGTCCGAAGTAATTTCCCAGTATGACTGcacatttttcaaatttctaatCATAACAGTGATAGAATACTGTTCGACGATTCTCCATCTCAAATCATAAAGTGACTAAATCAACAACAATCAGCCTGAGAAATAAAGCTCGGGGTTATCCATACCTAAACATACACAACAAAGTACGCGACTAATTATCAAAAGTTCATAAGGTTCTTCAAATGTATGCGTGGAAAGTAGAGAAGGTGGACGCAAACCTGATTTGTGTCCTGAGTTGGAATTGTAACATCATCGatcaaaaaaattttgggCGAGTCCGTGAGATTAGAAGCATATATAAGAGAAGTTGGAGCAAAGGACTGGATGAAAACAGGCTGCTTTAACCAATCCTTTGACATGTAGGAACCTTTGTATCCATACTTCTTGAGGGTCCCCACAAACTTATCTTCGAATCTCTTCCCTTTAGGCCACTTCACCTGTCATTAACATCAGATGGAATGAGAACGGTtatttaatgaataaaatcaAAGTTTCACCAGAATAACCAACAGACATAAAAGTGAAAATATTCGATGTAAAACAGCATTCTTTGTGATTCCCGACACGCTAGGTCCGTTTGGTACTGGAGATTGAGGAAAGACACATTCCTTggcattttcttcattttttcattCTAGATTAGCAAATAGATATAAAGCTTCAGAATGATCGTATGAATCATAAGTGAACCTACATGTCTCCAAGATGACGTTGCTTTTACTGAAATCTTCTTAGAAGTTCTTTAGAAAGAACTGATTGTTACCATAACTGTCAAGGAAAAGCAAACATAAACTTACATGGAAAAGACACTCACATGCTCATTGATGAAGACAGGGTTCTTAATCTCGGGATAAATTCCAACAACTCTGGGTGCATCCAATGCAATTGCAATGAACTCCTCAAAGGTAATGATCTTGAACTTTCCTGAGAAATTTATAGcacaaggaaaagaaagtcaATCACCACATTTTCCATCAGATCAGAAGTCTCTAAGAATAGGTTTACAATTTCAAGAAAAGAGTAACGAGAATGACTATTATATCCTTTTGCTCCTTCAGTTTGATTACGTCCTCTATAGACCTTCATTAACCCAATTTCCTCTCCATAACAGGAAATATTCTCCATGTCTAATCATTTACTACTCTATACAAAAGGgtaaaaaatgcaaaaagaaGGGACTGACCATTATATTGTTGATCCCGAAATGGATACCTCTGCTTTACACGTAGGGACTTCAGCTCCTTCAATGTGAAATCAACTTCACGAAATAAAGCATCATAAAGTATAATATGTTAAACTTCGATCATCAAGATTAAAAGTAACTGAAGTAAAGAAAACATAATTTGACCTCTTACCAGTGAAGAATCCAGTGGTATTAACCCCTTGAACCTCGTAAGTTCTTTTACGATCAGCAAACTCCTTGCGATGAGCAATATCAGTCGTGTTATCAAGGGTAACATCATGGAAGCATATGAGAACTCCATCTTTGGAAGATAAGATATCAGTCTCAATAAAGTCAGCACCCTCTTCGATTGCTCTCTATAATCATCGAGAGACATGAAATCAGTACCAATCGTTGCGACTAGGAGAAAAACTCTAGTATGCAGGCcttcaaaattttcacttaGAAAAGAATATCTAGGAAGATAGACGCCGAGACATGCTATTAGACCAAGTCTGTGTTCTAGCTACTATATTTTCCCAGGATGCCGAAGCGTGGGTATACTACAATAGAGCACACAGGCACAGAGAATATTGACTTCAAGCAACTATACCAGTTAACTACGATTATTTAACTAaaacatatgaaaataaaGCCAGGGACGCCAAACAATAGGAATATTCACCAGGTAAGCAAAAGCTGTTTCTTCGGGAATCTCTCCGTTCGAACCTCGATGTGCAATATTATACGGGCGAGAAGTCTGAAGAGGCTGTCTTTCACCATTATCCACCTTGCTTGGCAGCGGATAAAGAGGCCTAGCAGCAGCCCGAGCAACAAGGAGTAGAAGGAGAAAAAGTATAGAGCCTGCAAATATATACAACAATTGCTCTGGTCACCCGTTAAGCCTAGCTTTGCTGTAAAGATCAGTCAAAGTAATTAAATGTCAAAAATTGATAGAGGCAACTGCTCTGCAGCCTTCTAAATTAAAGGCTCATCACTCTCTTCGTATCGTCAAGTATCCTTTTAACGCTTGGAATGGAGAACAGCTTGAATCTTCCAAGGGAATTGCTTTGATTGTTCTATTAGGGGGACTAGAATCGGTTAACCATCCAAT
Above is a window of Punica granatum isolate Tunisia-2019 chromosome 7, ASM765513v2, whole genome shotgun sequence DNA encoding:
- the LOC116213779 gene encoding glycerophosphodiester phosphodiesterase GDPD6-like encodes the protein MSSSIMGPPCSILFLLLLLVARAAARPLYPLPSKVDNGERQPLQTSRPYNIAHRGSNGEIPEETAFAYLRAIEEGADFIETDILSSKDGVLICFHDVTLDNTTDIAHRKEFADRKRTYEVQGVNTTGFFTVDFTLKELKSLRVKQRYPFRDQQYNGKFKIITFEEFIAIALDAPRVVGIYPEIKNPVFINEHVKWPKGKRFEDKFVGTLKKYGYKGSYMSKDWLKQPVFIQSFAPTSLIYASNLTDSPKIFLIDDVTIPTQDTNQSYWEITSDKYFDFIKQYVVGIGPWKDTVVPAVHNYLQEPTDLVAHAHAHNLQVHPYTFRNENQCLHFDFHQDPYQEYEYWIQKIGVDGIFTDFTGSLHIYQEMTTPPHPKDGGNDDHVMSLLHKIALLVSPYEKV
- the LOC116213778 gene encoding replication protein A 70 kDa DNA-binding subunit B; this encodes MAKTVTPDAISIIRSNPTPDSSGDVPELVVQVLDLKATGNRNRFMFTANDGKMKLKGILPANIESEVLSGKIQNLGLIRILDYTLNDIPNKQDKYLVVLKCEAVSPALETEVTSEEGQEGTNIAKRPKLETDADVKSEASGLILKPKQDCEAESQVKREGAGIILKPKQEIVSKSAAQIVHEQHRNMAPAARLAMTRRVHPLVSLNPYQGNWTIKVRVTNKGSMRTYRNARGEGCVFNVELTDEDGTQIQATMFKEAAKKFYDKLEMGKVYYISKGTLKVANKQFKTVQNDYEMTLNEYSEVEEARNEETFIPETKFNVVPIDMLGSYVDGKDLVDIVGVVQSVSPTMSIRRKTNNETIPKRDIVVADETKKMVVVSLWNDLATGVGQELLDIVDQSPIVAIKSLKVGDFQGVSLSTLSRSVVMVNPDIAEAKKLRSWFDSEGKGTSMAPVGSGVIAPGRGGARSMYSDRVFISHITGNQSVGEDKPAYFNIRAFITFIKPDQPMWYRACKTCNKKVTEAIGSGFWCEGCQKNDESCSLRYIMALKVTDASGDAWLSTFNEEAENIIGCSADELDQLKSQDSEDNQYLMTLKQATWVPRLFRVSVALHEYNNERRQRITVRAVTPVDFVAESRYLLEEISKMKVSE
- the LOC116213777 gene encoding uncharacterized protein LOC116213777; amino-acid sequence: MIPSGTGIRPDGSLTASTDPHMEAGTGGSTSDALKEAPPLASDKDENDHFVRLSSSSESSCSSFDPYRLDEHEIMNSSSAVNGHPKPEKASHSSFRYDHEDGTPNSSLLVPEHSGNQLAEPSVGRTSDGSLHSSSSSGSIMQCPQVQVMQRTSDLDSGSPSPYRIPSSVFARTTTTAQEWSVTSNESLFSIHTGNMSFTKDMYWMYKSGELGRPGDPIMSPSMKDYSSNQPPPPLVDYTSNQPSPPLVDYSSNQPLPPLVDNPSSSLPSSKLPSNSIDIFKTNANLYEGLRATPEAVETMKSVLRENAEADREKERLSHAEGASCHSATASPSHHSSASGASTKSFAFPILGGDGAKSGSSKVAPGSIRQHSQSVRPNLEPQSPQPQTRQERQTAKATAPVDTGQTRWFSCFSCCSFCS